The Miscanthus floridulus cultivar M001 chromosome 17, ASM1932011v1, whole genome shotgun sequence genome has a window encoding:
- the LOC136515200 gene encoding phospholipase A1-II 1-like, translating to MILWANILHVKNCQDAVPFLMDWLHDLGVTLHIDTARSDYLKEPNLVTAHNLECYLHGVAGELGSNGGKLKLVVDRDVMLVNKYADALKDEYHVPTSWWVTQNKSRVKNDQGKSLRQICFVGAANGHL from the coding sequence ATGATCCTATGGGCCAACATCCTCCACGTTAAGAACTGCCAAGACGCAGTGCCCTttttgatggactggttgcatgACCTGGGCGTGACACTGCACATTGACACGGCCCGGTCGGACTACCTCAAGGAACCGAATCTTGTGACAGCCCACAACCTCGAGTGCTACCTGCACGGTGTCGCTGGCGAGCTGGGAAGCAACGGCGGCAAGCTCAAGCTAGTGGTGGACCGCGATGTCATGCTTGTGAATAAGTACGCCGACGCGCTAAAGGACGAGTACCATGTGCCGACGAGCTGGTGGGTGACGCAAAACAAGAGCAGGGTCAAGAACGACCAAGGCAAGTCACTACGTCAGATAtgctttgtaggggcggctaatgggcatttgtag